In one window of Desulfonatronospira thiodismutans ASO3-1 DNA:
- a CDS encoding PAS domain S-box protein, with protein sequence MPENNSPVNNPSQAQGSPLTDDIFMSAPIGILTVDPGGMLLSANPALAQILGYSDPQDILDKTGGTAWQSFADARDWQGLYRMLEADNEVANFECRLLCRDNNPLWVSITAGAIRDDTGRLMYIRGFVTDISERKLAENALRRSEERYRMLSESTNDFIFSCVEGQTGHNLEWLAGAVEKITGYSVEDILANQCWSFLVHPEDRYLFREHITECEPGQTKECELRILRRDGQTCWLQVASSCFLEDERGSKKVYGACRDITGKKTAEKALQESEFRYRNLFEKSTEGVFLHDLEGNILDANESALEMFGYTREELIRLHPSSLVHPEEVQQVREEFEDIKRNQSRFSEHRCLRSDGREIMVITRGRLVSENMIQGVLRDVTRERQQEKALRESEEYIRTIMEVLPDIVIKTNLQGVCLDVLGDFQAKLYRPKEEVLGRYIPDVVPEEVGTRFMQGVNNALTTGDLQMVEYELEIDSRTFYFESRIMPLNEEEVIALIRDITENRRALAALEESESRYRQLFQESPASMLVEDFSQVQKRLGEIKNQADGELDSFLKENPQFVQEMAELVRIVDVNQTALKQFHAASLEEFTRGIATVFARDSWQEFMGELAAVFHGEKSFFTEKRLQNLNGEIRNVQLKWSVMPGCEQDFSRVLVCIVDITGLKSIEEDLRHKNMLLNGVLDNMPDFMSVKLPDLTVVRYNRTGYELLGMDENEVQGKKCYELMNQEFPCQPCATLDALKRGGQADHELYFPQFERYFSCRANPILNEEGRVEYVVELLRDITQRKESEAELQMAWEKAEAANKAKSEFLANMSHEIRTPINGIMGGLQLLEATSLDHEQKQLVEMGIASARRLTRLLTDILDLSRIEAGKMEIRKADFEVDRLCTSIEDLFAASAAEKNVRISCTLDPRLPPILAGDDARIQQILLNLVGNALKFTHDDTVELHWHLLRRQGNELRVLISVADSGLGISDEKLGEIFNPFVQADGAFTRNFEGAGLGLSIVVRLVQMMGGNISVESTPGEGSTFYVSLPLEAGSGESAGENKENIQVKAGSPGLRVLLAEDDPSNRFFMQKVLEREGHIPLIAQNGQEALEQFQKHAFDCILMDINMPVMDGMEATKEIRRLEAGGSRQEEDGTYPAIPIIALTAHAMGGDRERFLEMGMNDYLSKPVQVQELRTALDKITPDDS encoded by the coding sequence ATGCCCGAAAACAACTCACCTGTAAATAACCCCTCCCAGGCTCAAGGCAGCCCACTAACAGATGATATTTTCATGAGCGCCCCCATAGGCATATTGACTGTAGACCCCGGGGGAATGCTGTTGAGCGCAAATCCTGCCCTGGCCCAGATACTTGGGTACAGTGATCCGCAGGATATTTTAGATAAAACCGGGGGTACAGCATGGCAAAGCTTTGCAGATGCCAGGGACTGGCAGGGACTTTACCGCATGCTGGAGGCGGACAATGAGGTCGCCAATTTCGAGTGCCGCCTTCTGTGCCGGGACAACAACCCCTTGTGGGTCTCCATCACTGCCGGGGCAATCAGGGATGACACCGGCAGGCTCATGTATATCCGGGGGTTTGTCACGGATATCTCCGAGCGCAAACTGGCGGAAAACGCCCTGCGCAGAAGCGAGGAAAGATACCGCATGCTTTCCGAAAGCACCAATGACTTTATATTTTCCTGCGTAGAGGGCCAAACAGGACACAACCTGGAATGGCTGGCCGGGGCGGTGGAAAAAATAACCGGGTACAGCGTGGAAGATATCCTGGCCAATCAGTGCTGGTCATTTCTGGTGCATCCTGAAGACCGGTATCTGTTCCGGGAGCATATCACAGAATGTGAACCGGGTCAGACAAAGGAGTGTGAGCTAAGGATATTGCGCCGGGATGGCCAGACCTGCTGGCTTCAGGTTGCCAGCTCCTGCTTTCTGGAAGATGAAAGGGGCTCAAAAAAAGTATACGGTGCCTGCAGGGATATAACCGGGAAAAAAACAGCGGAAAAGGCTCTGCAGGAGAGCGAATTCAGGTACAGGAACCTGTTTGAGAAGTCCACGGAAGGGGTGTTTTTGCATGACCTGGAGGGCAATATCCTGGACGCCAATGAGTCCGCCTTAGAAATGTTCGGCTATACCAGGGAAGAGTTGATCAGGCTGCATCCATCCTCCCTGGTGCATCCGGAAGAAGTGCAGCAGGTCCGGGAGGAGTTTGAGGATATAAAACGAAACCAGTCCAGGTTTTCGGAACATCGCTGCCTGCGCAGTGACGGCCGGGAGATCATGGTCATCACCAGGGGCAGGCTGGTGAGCGAAAACATGATCCAGGGCGTACTACGTGATGTTACCCGGGAGAGACAGCAGGAAAAAGCCCTGCGTGAAAGCGAGGAATATATCCGCACTATCATGGAAGTGCTGCCGGACATCGTTATCAAGACCAACTTACAGGGCGTATGCCTGGATGTTCTTGGTGATTTCCAGGCCAAACTGTACCGTCCAAAGGAAGAGGTCCTGGGCAGATACATTCCGGATGTGGTTCCTGAGGAGGTAGGCACCAGGTTTATGCAGGGTGTAAATAATGCCCTGACAACCGGGGATCTGCAGATGGTTGAGTATGAGTTAGAAATAGATTCCCGGACCTTTTATTTTGAATCGCGCATTATGCCCCTGAATGAAGAAGAGGTGATAGCCCTGATACGCGACATCACCGAAAACCGCAGGGCTCTGGCTGCCCTGGAGGAAAGCGAGAGCAGGTACAGGCAGCTTTTTCAGGAATCCCCGGCCTCTATGCTGGTGGAGGATTTTTCTCAAGTCCAAAAACGCCTTGGTGAAATAAAAAATCAGGCAGACGGAGAGCTTGATTCTTTTTTGAAGGAAAATCCGCAGTTTGTCCAGGAAATGGCTGAACTGGTCCGGATAGTTGATGTAAACCAGACAGCTCTCAAGCAGTTTCATGCTGCATCCTTAGAAGAATTCACCAGGGGAATAGCCACGGTTTTTGCCCGGGATTCCTGGCAGGAATTCATGGGAGAGCTTGCGGCTGTTTTTCATGGGGAGAAGTCTTTTTTCACAGAAAAAAGGCTTCAGAACCTAAACGGTGAAATCAGAAACGTGCAGCTGAAGTGGTCGGTGATGCCCGGGTGCGAACAGGATTTCTCCAGGGTACTGGTGTGCATTGTGGATATTACCGGGCTTAAAAGTATTGAAGAGGATCTAAGGCACAAGAATATGCTTTTAAACGGCGTTCTGGACAATATGCCGGACTTTATGAGCGTCAAACTGCCGGATCTGACCGTGGTGCGTTATAACAGGACAGGCTATGAACTCCTGGGCATGGATGAAAATGAGGTTCAGGGGAAGAAGTGTTATGAACTTATGAATCAGGAATTTCCCTGCCAGCCCTGTGCCACCCTGGATGCACTGAAGAGAGGAGGGCAGGCGGACCATGAGCTTTATTTTCCGCAGTTTGAAAGGTATTTCAGCTGCCGGGCCAATCCCATCCTGAATGAAGAGGGCAGGGTGGAGTACGTGGTGGAGCTTTTGCGCGATATCACCCAGAGGAAGGAGTCGGAGGCGGAGCTTCAAATGGCCTGGGAAAAGGCTGAAGCCGCCAATAAAGCCAAGAGCGAGTTCCTGGCCAATATGAGCCACGAGATCCGGACTCCCATCAACGGCATAATGGGGGGACTGCAGCTTCTTGAAGCCACCAGCCTGGACCATGAGCAAAAGCAGCTGGTGGAGATGGGTATTGCCTCGGCCAGGCGTCTCACCCGCCTGCTCACGGACATCCTGGATCTTTCCAGAATTGAAGCGGGCAAAATGGAAATCCGCAAAGCCGATTTTGAAGTGGACAGGCTCTGCACGTCCATTGAGGACCTTTTTGCGGCCAGCGCAGCAGAAAAAAACGTGCGCATCTCATGTACTCTCGACCCCCGGCTGCCTCCAATACTTGCAGGAGATGATGCCAGGATACAGCAGATACTCTTGAATCTGGTGGGCAATGCCCTGAAATTCACTCATGACGATACTGTAGAGTTGCACTGGCATTTGCTGCGCCGACAGGGAAATGAACTCCGGGTGCTCATATCCGTGGCGGACTCAGGACTTGGGATATCCGATGAGAAGCTTGGCGAAATCTTCAATCCTTTTGTCCAGGCCGACGGGGCCTTTACCCGCAATTTTGAGGGGGCCGGGCTGGGGCTGTCCATTGTGGTCAGGCTGGTGCAGATGATGGGAGGCAATATATCTGTGGAAAGTACTCCAGGTGAGGGCAGCACTTTTTATGTCTCCCTGCCCCTGGAAGCGGGTTCTGGTGAAAGTGCAGGGGAGAATAAAGAAAACATCCAGGTAAAAGCCGGATCACCGGGCCTAAGGGTTCTTCTGGCCGAAGACGATCCTTCCAACCGTTTTTTCATGCAGAAGGTGCTCGAAAGGGAGGGGCATATCCCCCTTATTGCGCAAAACGGGCAGGAGGCCCTGGAGCAGTTTCAAAAACATGCTTTTGACTGTATTCTCATGGACATAAATATGCCGGTCATGGATGGCATGGAAGCGACAAAAGAAATAAGAAGGCTTGAAGCCGGGGGTTCCAGGCAGGAAGAAGATGGCACTTATCCGGCAATCCCCATTATTGCCCTGACTGCACATGCCATGGGCGGAGACCGGGAGCGTTTTCTGGAGATGGGTATGAATGACTACCTGTCCAAGCCTGTACAGGTACAGGAACTGCGCACTGCTTTGGACAAAATAACCCCGGATGACTCATGA